The Electrophorus electricus isolate fEleEle1 chromosome 15, fEleEle1.pri, whole genome shotgun sequence genome segment CAGTCTTCATGCACCCACTATCCTGGCACCTCCAGTCTTCATGCCCCCACTATCTTGGCATTGTGCCCTGGTGACTGTGCAGTGGTCACCCAACAGTTCATTAACAGGCCCTGGACAAGGCAAGCTAAGCTGTGCTCTGCTAGGAAATGTTCTGCTGGAAAATCTTGGATCCTGACATTCATGTAGATGTTACTTTGAAATGTGCCACCTAAACATTGCTGCAGAGCAAGTACACCTGTCCATGGCAATTATATTACCTCAGGGCAGTGGTgcatttcagcaggacaataCCACACTGCACAATGTGATAGAAAAACAGTTCCAATCCACAGAGGCCCCACCTGGCAACTTACAGGAGGAAAAGGATCTGCTGAAAGGGTGCCATGCAGTATTagatgtaggtgtgtgtacgtTGCCTTCAGAAGTATACTGACATTTCCTGCTCAATTTCTTTACACTGTGATTGGGCTAGAACATTTAACAGAAGCATCCTATCCCTGACATTATTTCACCTATCAGGGCATATTTAggtttttaaatcacattacaTTACTTAGAAATCGTTCAAGAAAAGCTCTTTCCAAAACCTTTTTATACTTACATGACTATAATTAAAGTGTTCTAACACTGATATCAGTGCAAAATACTAAATCATACAAAAAAGCCAGTGTGGTCAATAGTGTGGTCAACACAAAAGCATTTGTGTGACAACTTAGAAACTAAATTGCATGCTGGGTATTAGGAGGCTTGCTGTCAACCTGGATATCAGGTGTACTCTCACCCACGCCTTCATCCCACATCACTGACACTCAGGAGTTAACTGACTCCCTTAATGCTGATTCCTCAAATCTTATGTGGCTAATTATAAAATCTGTTTTGAGAATAATTAAGATAGTCATCAATTATTAAGCACTCGTTCTTATGCAAGTGTATGATTGGGTTTCACATATTAGCTTGGAAAATGTCACAGAGGATTGTTGGGTAATATGAGACTCAGCACACCATCATACCTGTTGTAATTAGATCAAAGcagaatggaaaaacaaatctttgCTTAATGACTTTAGTCTCTGATTAGCCCCTGGGAGAGATAGCCTCATCCCTCATATCACCATACCATTCATTTAATGGTCTAAAGTTTCTCGACAGTATCTTAGTTAGACAGCATTTGTCTCCTAGAGTGTAGGGTCTGTTTATGTGAATACAAAATTGGTTATGTAGCACCATTTCAGATTCACACCATATAAACATTCTGTACAAGGCAGCATGTGAAGTCAACTCAGTTCAATGTTGtgtatgcatttaaaatggGTAACACAACCAGGGCAACACAGCCAGGGCAACTCTGTTTTGTGCAGCATCTCTGCTTTGCACAGTAAAAGATATGCTAACATTGCAGAACTTGTATCCATAACAGGAACTTCATCTGATGATTAATTTCCCAAAATACTGTTAACTAATATATAAAAACTccacacattcattttaaatacattttatataataaaaaaaaaatctttagttAATTGTGGAGTTATTAATACCTTTGATAAAGATGGATATAACTCATATATGGAAAATGTATGCTAAAGACATTTTGAACAATTTATGTCAAAGAAGaatagtgggttttttttctttaacatttaCTTTCAGTAAATACATTAGGAGTGCACCGTTACCCCAGACCCTTTACACATCTATTTGGTCTTTACATCTGTCCTAAGAACTACTGTCCTTAGTGCAGACCAAATTCAGACCAAACTGTCTGAGATTAAAGGTATCCTTTCAAAATGAAGTTTTTGTTCTCAGTGATTTTGTGgaagtacatgtgtgtgtgtgttgggggggggggctgaacTTAAAAAGGCCTATAAaggaaaacactaaaacatgacCCACAATCCCAGCTGTGTGTTTATCAGTTTTTACCTTGTTTGCAACTCttctaatatattaataaaatatccaCTGCCACAAAATTAATATGTTTCAAACATAATAACTTAAATCCAAGCCTCAGTGACCGTTATCTTGTTACTGCCAGTAACAGCTCCAGGTCTTTCCAAACAGACTGCTCCCAGGAGAGGTAGCCTGGAATCCAGCGGGTTAAACCAAACACTGCAGGTCACCATAGACTCTACTGAGCCAAAACTGTCCCTGAAGAGTTTAATCTCTGGTTCTGATTCCATAAAACCAAACGTTTTAAAAATTTTGTAGCCTGCATAAATGTGACATAGACTATATGCAAAAATATTGAGCATTTAAgaatactgtgtgtgtctggagttCTTTTTGgattcaaatgcaaataatattataaatgtataacaGTCAGTCTGTATTTTTAGCTCCAGAAATGTCCATACtgattttgtatatgtgtatctgTATTCATGCTCAAAGTCCAGAAAGTTAGGAATACTAAAGCCCTGACTTTCTCTGACAGAAATGTGTGCATCCTGTGAACATGCTGAAACAGTGCATAACTGTATCTCCTTAGCTAGTGGCAGGAGGACTTTTAATTTGACATATAAAGAAAGTAAATAGCCAGACTAAATGAATGCACAGCTCACGCCTGAGTGATGTAAACAGAGTCTGTTACCACATTACTGGGGCTGGTAGCGTAATCTCCACAATACATGgaatagtgaaaaaaaaaccaaacctgTTTGCTTTATATATTTGCTTTATTGCAGAAATGCCCCCTTTTACACTATTTCTCTGGTGACTATTAGACATGTTATCTTATTTGCTTACTCATTTGGCTTTCACTTTATTCAATTTGCTACTATTGGTGAGAGCAAAAAGTAAATGGTGGTTTTCATGAACATGAGTTATTCTATACCATGCTGTAAAGCAATGAAAACTTTAATGCCATGCTAAAACAATTTACGTGTTAATATCAGTCTGTGGTAACACTGATTAATATAATCAATCACTAATCAACATCCAAACAATATTAATCATCAAATGACAAAAGTCTACTGAAATCTGAAACTGTATGGTATCCATATTTATtacaagaacaaacaaaaactatgTACAGTAGCACACTTCTGTTACTGTCCTCTGTACAATAACACACTTATGTCCCCATGCTGGGCCTGTGTGAGAAAGCAGTGATTTACCTTCATCAGCATACAGTGGTGGATCTGGGTTTAATAAAGCTGTTATAGCTTTTGTTTAGGGAAACTACTGCAGTGGATTTACTACAGATCACATACAGCTTTGTCACAGAATTTTTATAAAACTCAAGGAATCATTTTTGTACATTGGTCTTCCTCATATTAACAGAAATCTAATGCAAAAACCAACAGCCAGcaacacacagaacaaggatTAAGGCTTTGAAAGTTcaataacagaaaaatacacatgggttttaaaatagatttaggcTTTTAAATAGATGCACATGTACATAAAGTATAATCTTTATGAATCAGTAAACCTTtccttttaaaaggttttgcAAATCCATCAGTCTGGATTATGAAAGTAAATTGTATcctgggacagacagacagtatgCAGGAATTACAGCTAGGTACCTTCCAAATGTCAAGGGTCAAACAGGACCGCCCCTTAACCCTTATCCTACATTTGCTCTTTGGCTTAAGGTATTTGCACGTAGGCTTGTATGTGTTGTTTTGAGTGCTGTGCATTGTCCGTTAGTCAGGCCTGGTGTTACACTAGAAGAGAATGTTCATCAGCCTTTGTCCTCCATCTGTTTACCAAACCCCCGTCCCGTTCGCGTCCACCAACCTTTCTGCTGACGCAGTGGGTGGGACTTGCGTCAAAGCACGTCTCTCCTTGAACTTAAATCCTCGACTTTCTGATTAGAGTTTTTGAGTACACTGGTCAATGAACTACCTGGACAGAGTACAATCTCGCCTAACCGTATAAATACACGCATGTCGGGCTGTCGAAGTCACTGAACCGCTGAGAATATCGGAAGTTTTAGAACCTTTTTAAACACATCACACTGAGCACAAACTTTACTTTTACTTCATATTAGGCGAATGCGATACTGGTTTATATTACACACAGGCACGACACATCTGACAGTGTGAAGAAATAGCGAATTCATCTGCAAGAGGGAACGCAGATAAAATGCAAGCTTTGAGACACTGCGGGTTGTGCATGTCCAGGGGCGGATCTCTAAGCCGGACCGACTTCCTCCTCAGCGACGGAAACATGGCAGCGATTCGTCGCGTAGCTGTTTGCTTAAATTTACTCCGGTAAAAGTCACCCTGTAGTTTATTAAAggaaatattacacattatacaaATAATACGTGAATAAAAACTACATAAAGTATATTACGACTTCACTAACGGGCTTTACATTTTTCTACTTAGGGGCACTGCCAGTACCTCCTGCAGTAACAGAACACCGGTGAAGCAGCTCGTTCGCGCGGCCGCAGGTGCGCGGGGTGGCGTCGTGTCGCTCGGCGCAGGCGCGGGCGCGGGACTGTGCGCCCTGCCTTACGCTCAGGTAACGACCACAAAACCGCAGTGCACGTACAGTCCACGCCTGTTCGCTATATGTCAGCCTGCAGTTCTTAGATCAGGCAGTTAACGGGACAGTCGGTAATACCGATATTAGTGTAATTATAGAGCATATGGGCTAAATATTCAAAACCTCTTTTCTTGCAGCAAGTGGAAAACCTCTCACATGAATCTCTGGTTCGACGGGCATCATGCCTGGTCACAGACAGCGCCAGCACGTACCTTTCTCAGACCACCCTGGCCCTGGTGGAGGCTCTCACCCTGTACACAAAagtatgtatttctgttttacGGTCCGGTACGCTTTGTGCATTTTGGGGAAAAATCTGttgggtttttctttcttttttaaaggtGTTTAGTATATGAATAAATACGAAATATATCACTTGGGCAACATGTATTTGCAGTGTGCTTGTCTTAGTTTTAGAAGAACAGTAAAATGGGATGAAGttaatctctctttctcgccctcactctgcctctcccaGGCTCTACACACCCTCATTGCTCTTCAGAAACGCTATTTGAACTCAATTGGAAAACTCACGCCTGCTGAAGAAGACAGCATTTGGCAAGTGATCATTGGCCAGCGAGTAGAGGTAACGTCTAAcgggtgtggtgtgggtgtggtctgggTGTGGTACTAggtaaaaatgaatttaattaatttaaaccatgtaaaattaaatgtagttaAGTGCATGTCAGTATTGGACAGTGCTGGACGCAGTTAActggtttattttattatttgtcataGTCACCATCAGCCAAGCTATACAGATTAAAATCATGAGTAGATGTCAATGTTTTTGACTTCTTTGtcagaactgaactgaagtcacctattgaatttttatttattttgatcatGACCCATCTTCCATCACTGGTGCACCACGTCCTGATCAGTTAATGTTGTTTCCCACCATCAACAgctgttaaaatataattaaacaaactAAGGGGCATGTTCATTTAAAGTCTGGGGCTTTGAGCAGATCTGTAATAACAGCTGTGtcatgcaaatataaatataccttttaaaaaaatactttcatCTAGGTCAGTTACCTTCACGTTTAGTCTCAGTGTCAAACACCTTGAGGTATTCAGAGTTCTTACTCTGGGATTTTATATAGTGCTATCTGGTTGTAATAACTTAAATgatttatgtaatgtaatttactTCAGTCAACAAGCAAAGATGTCTTCTCTAATCATTTTTTAAACGATGGATATTAAAGGAACACTTTGTTCTTTCTGGGGTATAACTGAGTAAATCCATTAGGAAAGAACATTCCATAACAGTCTATGTTGTGCTGACAGAATTGTATTGCAGGTTATGTTAATTAATTATTGTGTATCTCTTTATCAGGTTGGTGACAGGCTGGATGAATGCAAGCGCTTTGAGTCGAATTGGATGAATGCCATCAGTATTTGTGAGCTGTCAGCAGAAGCAGCCTACAGATCAGGTATGTCATCATGATCTGCACGTTTACCCCGTGATTCTGGGGCAGGTTCTTGTCTATTGTGCTTTGTCAGTTGATTCTCTCCTGGTGCTTTTGCAGGAGCTGAACATGCATCCATTGCGTTAAAGACCAGCCTACAGGTGGCGCAGTCTAAGTTGGAGGAGATGCGTGGACTCCGGGTGGCTGCTGAGAAGAGTCTGGCTGAAACTAAAGCAGACGAGATACAGAGAATGGCTGAGTACTCCTCCAGCCTGAAGATGAATGACCTGGAGGACCTTCCTGAAGCCTATCTCCGCGAGGACTAAGAGAACTCgcaagcaaaaagaaaagacttCTCAGACTTTAAACGGCCTTGTGCAGAGCTTCACACAGCCAGCAAGCTGTCTGGTATCTTAGGAAACCAGAGTGTGAACAGTTGGAGCCAACTCTGTGGCACCGGTTCAAATgtaaggagcgagagagagaacagtatTTATTGAACATAATTTCAAGATGGGTGTAGGGAGATATACTTgcagtattttttctttctgtacGGTTTAGTTTGTGTCACTGGAGAAATGGTACTTTATGCTCACTGTTCTAACTGAAAATTTCAAAATTTGAAATTTGtaaaaaagtttcaaaatgtaaagaatgtaaTTGAGTcaaaaaaaagtaatgcatttCTTCTGTCCTTTTGTAAAGGGATGTAGGTGctgtctgcaaaaaaaaaaaattatcaaataCCCACAGTTAATCGTGAGTTAATCCCATTCAGTCTAGTACTCGACTTGGCCTGAGGCACAGAGGAATGGTTGGTGTGCATCATGTTCTGTGATTGTATAACAGAAAAGTATGGCTAAAAgtttatacaaatgtaaataaagcttttttttcctaatgttctgtctgtctgcattaaTGTACTATACACTAGCTAAAATATCTTTATCTTAACCCCTGTGTCCATCTGTTGATTCAGTCAACATGTTTCAAGGAATCATGGCCATAAATcaagtgtatatatgttttgtCATGGTTGTTATagagtggtgtgaaagtgtttgcccccttcccgatatctttttttttttttgcatgtttgtcacacttaaatgtttcagatctaacaaatttaaaattagagacaaagataacaagtaaacacaaaatgcagtttttaaatgaatgtttattattaaggggaaaaaaaaaaacccatacatggtcctgtgtgaaaaagtgattgcagtattttgatatatttaaaCTGgcccatggtgcctggtatgcgataaatgggtccgactccaaagtatgagaaacatctcAAAACcgttatgcttgcacctccatgttttacaatcttcacagtgtactgtggcttgaattcagtgttatGGGTTGTCTCACAAACTGTGgccccaataagaacaatcttgctctcatctgtccatagaatgctccaccacttctctttaggccagtcaatgtgttctttggcaaactgtaaccttttcaacacgtcttttttcagcagtggtactttacgagggtttcttgctaatagtttggcttcatgtaggcatcttctgattgttgcagtactcacaggtaactgaagatttttgatttccctggagctgatcattggatgcttctttgccattcttgttattctttGATCTACatggatggtagtatttcttttcctaccatgtgtttcgggttttgtttgccattttaaagcatttgagatcattttagctgagcagccaattattttctgtacttctttatacattttcccctcaccaatcaacttcttgatcaaagttctttctccttcagtacaacgtctggaatgacccattttactcactgagcaagggctaaaaccagcagatacttttgctgccctccttctttaaataagggtcATAACTGACACCTGTTTCTTTATAGAATGAATGAGCTCACtcattgaactccacactgctattcatttgaacacacccctttcattaaatgaatcaattacacccaattagcagcatgcatgtcatgactgttggcGACCCATCGCTCCCATCACACAGTAACCCATGCTTTGTTTGTGATGCACAGCCTGTGTTAATCCTGGTTTGTggtttctctgcctgttttgaatgttaaatgttatgCTTCCTTTTTTTGTCGTCGTGTGTTTAGTTCCGTTTAGTTAATCATGTATTCTCTTGATCTGTGtatcggctctatgaccctcaTCTGTTCCGATGATTttgatttgcccataataaatctccctcttctccgcacatgcatctgcctcctaaGCGCTCAATGTTAcatcctgtatgaatgtgacctgtgtgtatgtatgtatgtccagtgatggttggtgctctgtgtgtgtgtgtgtgtgtgtgtgtgtatgtccagtgatggttggtgctctgtgtgtgtgtgtgtgtgtgtgtgtgtgtgtgtgtgtgtgtatgtccagtgatggttggtgctctgtgtgtgtgtgtgtgtatgtccagtgatggttggtgctctgtgtgtgtgtatgtccagtgatggttggtgctctgtgtgtgtgtatgtccagtgatggttggtgctctgtgtgtgtgtgtgtgtatgtccagtgatggttggtgctctgtgtgtgtgtgtgtgtgtgtgtatgtccagtgatggttggtgctctgtgtgtgtgtgtgtatgtccagtgatggttgctgctctgtgtgtgtatgtatgt includes the following:
- the diabloa gene encoding diablo, IAP-binding mitochondrial protein a, whose translation is MQALRHCGLCMSRGGSLSRTDFLLSDGNMAAIRRVAVCLNLLRGTASTSCSNRTPVKQLVRAAAGARGGVVSLGAGAGAGLCALPYAQQVENLSHESLVRRASCLVTDSASTYLSQTTLALVEALTLYTKALHTLIALQKRYLNSIGKLTPAEEDSIWQVIIGQRVEVGDRLDECKRFESNWMNAISICELSAEAAYRSGAEHASIALKTSLQVAQSKLEEMRGLRVAAEKSLAETKADEIQRMAEYSSSLKMNDLEDLPEAYLRED